The genomic DNA GACGCGTTTTTAGCTGACCCTGAAAAATACGCGCCGCAATATGGTGGCTACTGTGCATGGGCGGTGTCTGAGAAGAAGGATTTCGCGCCTGGTGATCCACAATATTGGGCGATCGAGGACGGTAAGCTTTATCTGAACTACAACAATAAGATTAAAGGATTGTGGGAAAAAGATCGGGCGCATCATATCGCTCAAGGCGACCAAAATTGGCCTGCGCTGATTGGGACAAGCGAATGATGCAAACCCAGCCATTTCGATTGCCGCGCTTCACCCCATTTGGGGTGATAGAAAAGGGGGTAGAGTTAGCGACAGGTCTTAGTCAGCTAGAGCGCTATTACCAACAAAGGCCAACCAC from Vibrio tarriae includes the following:
- a CDS encoding YHS domain-containing (seleno)protein, with the translated sequence MKYWFGLILFFFSTFTMAQDPIYTGTFSNKALDGYDTVAYFTEGKPVKGAAQFKTEYQGAEWLFASQQNLDAFLADPEKYAPQYGGYCAWAVSEKKDFAPGDPQYWAIEDGKLYLNYNNKIKGLWEKDRAHHIAQGDQNWPALIGTSE